From the genome of Takifugu flavidus isolate HTHZ2018 unplaced genomic scaffold, ASM371156v2 ctg210, whole genome shotgun sequence, one region includes:
- the rtcb gene encoding RNA-splicing ligase RtcB homolog → MSRNYNDELQFLDKIGSNCWRIKKGFVPNMQVEGNFYVNEALEKLMFEELRNACRGGVGGFLPAMKQIGNVAALPGIVHKSIGLPDVHSGYGFAIGNMAAFDMNDPAAVVSPGGVGFDINCGVRLLRTNLDEGDVQPVKEQLAQSLFDHIPVGVGSKGVIPMGAKDLEEALEMGVDWSLREGYAWAEDKEHCEEYGRMLQADPNKVSSKAKKRGLPQLGTLGAGNHYAEIQVVDEIYNDYAAKKMGIDHKGQVCVMIHSGSRGLGHQVATDALVAMEKAMKRDKICVNDRQLACARITSPEGQDYLKGMAAAGNYAWVNRSSMTFLTRQAFSKVFATTPDDLDMHVIYDVSHNIAKVEEHVVDGKQKTLLVHRKGSTRAFPPHHPLIPVDYQLTGQPVLIGGTMGTCSYVLTGTEQGMTETFGTTCHGAGRALSRAKSRRNLDFQDVLDRLADMGIAIRVASPKLVMEEAPESYKNVTDVVNTCHDAGISKKAIKLRPIAVIKG, encoded by the exons ATGAGCCGAAATTATAACGATGAGCTGCAGTTCCTGGATAAGATCGGCAGCAACTGCTGGAGGATCAAAAAGGGCTTTGTTCCCAACATGCAG GTGGAAGGAAACTTCTATGTGAACGAAGCGCTTGAGAAACTGATGTTTGAGGAGCTGCGGAACGCCTGTCGGGGAG GTGTGGGTGGTTTTCTTCCCGCTATGAAACAGATCGGGAATGTCGCGGCACTGCCAGGAATTGTTCAT AAATCCATTGGACTCCCCGATGTTCACTCGGGATATGGGTTTGCCATTGGCAACATGGCAGCTTTCGACATGAACGACCCAGCGGCCGTGGTGTCTCCCG GTGGTGTCGGCTTTGACATCAACTGTGGCGTCCGACTGCTGAGGACAAACCTTGACGAAGGTGATGTCCAGCCGGTGAAGGAGCAGTTGGCCCAGTCGCTGTTTGATCACATCCCAGTGGGAGTAGGATCCAAAGGAGTCATCCCTATGGGAGCCAA ggacctggaggaggccctGGAGATGGGTGTCGACTGGTCCCTGAGGGAGGGCTATGCCTGGGCTGAAGATAAGGAGCACTGCGAGGAGTATGGCAGGATGCTGCAGGCAGACCCCAACAAAGTGTCCTCCAAAGCCAAGAAAAGAGGCCTTCCTCAG CTGGGAACGCTGGGAGCTGGAAACCATTATGCTGAGATTCAGGTGGTGGATGAGATCTACAATGACTATGCTGCCAAGAAGATGGGTATTGACCACAaaggtcaggtgtgtgtgatgatcCACAGTGGCAGCAGAGGCCTTGGACACCAAGTTGCAACAG ATGccttggttgccatggagaaagCTATGAAGAGAGATAAAATCTGTGTGAACGACCGTCAGCTGGCTTGTGCTCGCATTACATCACCGGAGGGGCAGGATTACCTGAAGGGGATGGCGGCTGCAGGAAACTATGCCTGGGTCAATCGCTCATCTATGACGTTCCTTACCAGACAG GCCTTTTCTAAAGTGTTTGCAACAACGCCTGATGACCTTGACATGCACGTCATCTATGATGTCTCGCACAACATTGCCAAAGTGGAGGAGCATGTGGTGGATGGGAAACAGAAAACGCTGCTTGTCCACCGGAAGGGTTCCACACGAGCGTTCCCACCGCACCACCCACTCATCCCTGTAGACTACCAG CTGACAGGCCAGCCAGTACTGATCGGAGGGACCATGGGAACCTGCAGTTATGTTCTAACGGGCACAGAACAAGGCATGACTGAGACATTTGGAACCACATGTCACGGGGCG GGCCGTGCTTTGTCACGCGCAAAATCTCGCAGGAATCTTGACTTCCAGGATGTTCTGGACAGACTAGCTGACATGGGAATTGCAATCAGAGTGGCTTCACCAAAactggtgatggaggag gcTCCCGAGTCATACAAAAATGTGACGGATGTGGTGAACACATGTCATGACGCTGGAATCAGTAAGAAGGCGATCAAACTGCGACCAATAGCCGTGATCAAAGGCTGA